The following coding sequences lie in one Spinacia oleracea cultivar Varoflay chromosome 1, BTI_SOV_V1, whole genome shotgun sequence genomic window:
- the LOC110786815 gene encoding basic leucine zipper 23-like: MDDGEVEPSDPALLQNSTTCNSNDISLPGGSASVDSLFDELLKNTRTCTHTHTCNPPGPDAAHTHTCYHTHTQVFSSEEDTNNRRESSSLKIKRPLGNREAVRKYREKKKAHTAYLEEEVKKLRVLNQHLVRKLQGQAALEGEILRLRALLVDLRGKIDTETFMFQNHCSSNTDIISFKEGGYGTQSTSSKANRLQCQTQVPCFLPQENQSMSIGNDQGGDKPVFSWQENCQPAIVDCHTTENGMVATSDHQLGDMESLLSAKNQSQ; the protein is encoded by the coding sequence ATGGATGATGGAGAGGTAGAGCCTTCTGATCCTGCCTTGTTACAGAATTCAACCACATGTAATAGTAATGATATTAGCCTTCCAGGAGGATCAGCGTCAGTTGATTCGTTATTCGATGAATTGTTGAAGAATACCAGAACTTGTACACACACTCATACTTGTAACCCACCTGGCCCTGATGCTGCACATACTCACACTTGCTATCACACTCACACCCAGGTGTTTTCTTCCGAGGAAGATACGAATAACCGGCGAGAGTCCTCGTCTCTGAAGATTAAACGGCCTTTAGGTAATCGAGAGGCGGTTAGGAAGTACAGAGAGAAAAAGAAGGCACATACTGCGTATTTGGAAGAAGAGGTTAAGAAACTTCGTGTTTTGAATCAACATTTGGTTAGAAAGCTTCAAGGGCAGGCAGCTCTTGAGGGAGAGATACTAAGACTGAGGGCTCTTCTGGTTGATCTTCGAGGGAAGATTGATACTGAGACTTTTATGTTTCAGAACCATTGCAGTAGTAACACTGATATTATTAGTTTTAAAGAAGGTGGTTATGGAACTCAGTCCACTAGTAGTAAAGCAAACAGACTGCAGTGTCAGACCCAAGTTCCATGTTTCCTTCCACAAGAGAATCAGTCAATGAGTATTGGTAATGATCAAGGAGGTGATAAGCCTGTTTTTTCATGGCAAGAAAATTGTCAACCAGCGATTGTAGATTGTCATACTACTGAAAATGGGATGGTTGCTACTTCAGATCACCAGCTTGGAGACATGGAAAGTTTACTTTCTGCTAAAAATCAGAGTCAGTAG
- the LOC110786837 gene encoding uncharacterized protein, which yields MEKKKIDEDGSGPSSPKPVDRFGFIKPESSNSPDNLKRSKSSGSEREKRRVQKWRKMIGVGGSDWKHYVRRKPLVVKRRIRKGIPDCLRGLVWQLISGSRDLLLMNPGVYEQLVIYETSASELDIIRDISRTFPSHVFFQQRHGPGQRSLYNVLKAYSVYDRDVGYVQGMGFIAGLLLLYMSEEDAFWLLVALLKGAVHAPMEGLYLSGLPLVQQYLFQFDLLVKEYLPKLGEHFSQEVINPSMYASQWFITVFSYSFPFHLALRIWDVFLYEGVKVVFRVGLALLKSCHDDLVKLPFEKLIHALRNFPEEVMDPDTLLPLAYSIKISKPLEELKLEYEKVHGKEGQSIIARGKQKQVLERNGSSSRNSKRAEKQKGESIKSPETILLKKVSLRRHFSHRKAEHDKLDGPVAQPVQELKRRDSQLMSRHATS from the exons ATGGAAAAGAAGAAAATAGATGAAGATGGATCAGGACCATCATCACCCAAACCAGTGGACAGATTTGGGTTCATAAAGCCAGAAAGTAGCAACTCTCCTGATAATTTGAAGAGGAGCAAGTCTTCTGGATCGGAAAG GGAAAAAAGAAGAGTTCAAAAATGGAGAAAGATGATTGGGGTTGGTGGGAGTGATTGGAAGCATTATGTAAGGAGGAAACCTCTTGTTGTTAAAAGGCGTATCAGAAAAGGTATTCCTGATTGTTTGAGGGGCCTTGTTTGGCAATTGATCTCTGGAAGTCGTGACCTCTTGCTCATGAACCCGGGGGTCTATGAG CAACTGGTGATATATGAGACTTCAGCGTCAGAGCTGGACATTATTCGAGATATATCACGTACTTTCCCTTCTCATGTCTTCTTCCAGCAAAGACATGGTCCGGGTCAGAGATCACTCTACAATGTTCTGAAAGCATATTCTGTGTATGACAGAGATGTTGGATATGTTCAG GGTATGGGGTTCATTGCTGGTTTACTGCTTCTTTATATGAGTGAGGAAGATGCATTCTGGCTGCTGGTTGCATTGCTTAAAGGGGCCGTTCATGCCCCAATGGAAGGATTATATCTG TCAGGATTGCCTTTGGTACAACAATACCTTTTTCAGTTTGATCTTTTGGTGAAAGAATACTTGCCCAAGCTTGGAGAGCATTTTTCTCAAGAGGTTATAAACCCTAGCATGTATGCAAGTCAATGGTTCATTACCGTGTTCTCTTATTCTTTTCCCTTTCACTTGGCCCTCCGGATCTGGGATGTCTTTCTTTATGAG GGTGTGAAAGTTGTCTTCAGAGTTGGGTTGGCCCTCTTGAAGAGTTGTCACGATGACTTG GTAAAGTTGCCTTTTGAGAAACTCATCCACGCGTTGCGTAATTTTCCCGAAGAAGTGATGGATCCTGATACATTGTTACCTTTGGCCTATTCAATCAAG ATTTCGAAGCCTTTGGAAGAATTGAAGCTTGAATATGAAAAAGTACATGGGAAAGAAGGGCAGTCTATAATTGCAAGAGGGAAGCAGAAACAGGTATTAGAAAGGAATGGTTCTTCTTCTCGTAATAGCAAGCGAGCAGAAAAGCAGAAAGGAGAATCAATCAAATCTCCTGAAACAATATTGCTAAAAAAGGTGTCATTGCGGAGGCATTTCTCCCATCGAAAGGCAGAACATGACAAGCTGGATGGGCCAGTGGCGCAACCTGTTCAGGAGTTAAAAAGACGTGATTCTCAGCTTATGTCTAGGCACGCCACTAGTTAA